One genomic region from Jiangella sp. DSM 45060 encodes:
- a CDS encoding sialidase family protein, translating into MTIHRSIRYGAVLVAAMVSATLALAPVQNAPAAADAASTVDPFQDRTTVLFSTPHVPSGCHRIPAIVRAVDGSLLAFAERRMHTCADKSHIRTVVRRLPPGATEWLPEQTVVSGEADDPEAPATRGNPGPVVYRRLPGAPATDAPDGRIVLLGTHNPVNPETPGSNHRTAPRTPYVVHSDDNGVTWSAPRALPELDDPAWGHYATGPVHAIQLTRGEHAGRIVAGANYDPGDGFGAMLVYSDDGGVTWHKGAQARYATGEGLIPQEISLVELANGDVFAWTRQNWGGGTPEEEADPYVRPHRAVAISKDGGQTYASGFTLQPGFEAPPIQSSALRVRATDEGDGYNQIISMAPSVNVEPRIRPTIRSSFDEGLTWQSVDTPLESTDEGVQVYGTNDRAVSVEECACWGGYSDMVELPGGGLGLLYERGTTDYRSEIAFVRLTAQDLNTPATTTDARGRSALVFDGVTTTQGRYGQGFAFDGDRGRVQLPFRTTPVLGAGDFTVSTWVRYDDASRDQALFWAYGMDGAPQVWLRAEPGQDRIRGMVTTAGGSASVASDGAYADGAWHHVALRREGDTVSLHVDGVEVASASGAAGAVSGDDPTPIYLGQRLDGANRLDGALDEFRVYDRALTAAELIRLRTRNANGIPGLTAHLPMNAVIPPGA; encoded by the coding sequence ATGACCATTCATCGTTCGATCCGCTACGGCGCGGTGCTGGTCGCCGCCATGGTGAGCGCGACGCTGGCGTTGGCGCCGGTCCAGAACGCGCCCGCGGCGGCCGACGCCGCCTCGACCGTGGACCCGTTCCAGGACCGGACCACCGTGCTCTTCTCCACCCCGCACGTGCCGTCCGGCTGCCACCGCATCCCGGCGATCGTCCGCGCGGTGGACGGCTCGTTGCTGGCGTTCGCCGAGCGCCGGATGCACACCTGTGCCGACAAGTCTCACATCCGGACGGTGGTCCGGCGGCTGCCACCGGGCGCCACCGAGTGGCTGCCGGAGCAGACGGTGGTCAGCGGCGAGGCCGATGATCCCGAGGCCCCGGCGACGCGCGGCAACCCGGGTCCGGTCGTGTACCGGCGGCTGCCCGGCGCGCCGGCGACCGACGCGCCGGACGGCCGGATCGTGCTGCTGGGCACGCACAACCCGGTGAACCCGGAGACGCCCGGCTCGAACCACCGGACCGCGCCGCGCACCCCGTACGTGGTGCACAGCGACGACAACGGGGTGACCTGGAGCGCGCCGCGCGCCCTGCCCGAACTGGACGACCCGGCCTGGGGGCACTACGCCACCGGGCCGGTGCACGCCATCCAGCTCACCCGCGGCGAGCACGCCGGCCGGATCGTCGCGGGCGCCAACTACGACCCCGGCGACGGGTTCGGCGCCATGCTCGTCTACAGCGACGACGGCGGCGTCACCTGGCACAAGGGCGCTCAGGCGCGGTACGCCACCGGCGAGGGCCTCATCCCGCAGGAGATCAGCCTGGTGGAGCTGGCCAACGGGGACGTCTTCGCGTGGACGCGGCAGAACTGGGGCGGCGGCACGCCCGAGGAGGAGGCCGACCCCTACGTCCGCCCGCACCGGGCGGTCGCGATCAGCAAGGACGGCGGCCAGACGTACGCGAGCGGCTTCACGCTGCAGCCGGGCTTCGAGGCGCCGCCGATCCAGTCGTCGGCGTTGCGGGTGCGGGCGACCGACGAGGGTGACGGCTACAACCAGATCATCTCCATGGCGCCGTCGGTGAACGTGGAGCCGCGGATCCGTCCGACGATCCGGTCGTCGTTCGACGAGGGGCTGACCTGGCAGTCGGTGGACACGCCGCTGGAGTCCACCGATGAGGGTGTTCAGGTGTACGGGACGAACGACCGGGCTGTCTCGGTGGAGGAGTGCGCCTGCTGGGGCGGCTACTCGGACATGGTCGAGCTGCCGGGCGGCGGGCTCGGGCTGCTCTACGAGCGCGGCACCACTGACTACCGGTCCGAGATCGCGTTCGTCCGGCTGACCGCGCAGGATCTGAACACCCCGGCCACCACCACGGACGCTCGTGGCCGCTCCGCGCTGGTGTTCGACGGTGTGACCACCACGCAGGGCCGGTATGGCCAGGGGTTCGCGTTCGACGGGGACCGGGGCCGGGTGCAGCTGCCGTTCCGGACGACGCCGGTGCTGGGTGCGGGCGACTTCACGGTGTCGACGTGGGTTCGCTATGACGACGCGAGCCGGGACCAGGCGCTGTTCTGGGCGTACGGGATGGACGGTGCGCCGCAGGTGTGGTTGCGGGCCGAGCCCGGCCAGGACCGGATCCGGGGCATGGTGACCACGGCTGGCGGTTCGGCGAGCGTGGCCTCCGACGGTGCCTACGCGGACGGCGCGTGGCACCACGTGGCGCTGCGCCGCGAGGGCGACACGGTGTCGCTGCACGTCGACGGGGTCGAGGTGGCGTCGGCATCCGGGGCGGCCGGGGCGGTGAGCGGGGACGATCCGACCCCGATCTATCTCGGGCAGCGGCTGGACGGGGCCAACCGGCTGGACGGCGCGCTGGACGAGTTCCGCGTCTACGACCGCGCCCTGACCGCCGCCGAGCTGATCCGGCTGCGTACCCGCAACGCCAACGGCATCCCGGGTCTCACCGCCCACCTGCCGATGAACGCCGTCATCCCGCCCGGCGCCTGA
- a CDS encoding sialidase family protein, producing MTTHRSTRFRAALVAAVVTATALTSLQSAPASSGASTVDPFADRTTVLFSSPNVPSGCYRIPAIVQAVDGSLLAFAERRLHTCADKSDMEVVLRRLPAGATEWLPAQTVVRGEDDDADAPATRGNPGPVVYRRMPGAPESSAPDGRILLLGTHNPVNPETPGSNHRTAPRTPYVVHSDDNGATWSPPRNLYEELDDPTWGHMQTAPVHAVQLTRGEHAGRIVAGVNYITAGQHFGLMLAYTDDGGDTWHKGAMVEYAPSQQQNLGELSLVELVNGDILVWARQNHNAGTPEEQADPYVRPHRSIAISRDGGETYHREYTNVPGFEAPPIQSSALRVRATDEGDGYNQIISMAPSVNVEPRIRPTIRSSFDEGLTWQSVDTPLESTDEGVQVYGTNDRDVSVEECACWGGYSDMVALPGGGLGLLYERGTTDYRSEIAFVRLTARDLNTPGTTPDVPGRSALVFDGVTTTAGRYGQGFAFDGDRGRVQVPFRTTPVLGAGDFTVSTWVRYDDASRDQAVFWAYGMDGAPQVWLRAEPGQDRIRGMVTTAGGSASVASDGAYADGAWHHVALRRQGDVVELFVDGAQVASASGAGGAVSGDDPTPIYLGQRLDGANRLHGALDEFRVYDRALTAAELTRLRTRNAHGIPGLTAHLPMNAVIPPGA from the coding sequence GTGACCACTCATCGTTCGACCCGATTCCGTGCGGCGCTGGTCGCCGCCGTCGTGACCGCCACGGCGCTGACATCGCTGCAGAGCGCTCCGGCGTCGTCCGGCGCCTCGACCGTGGACCCGTTCGCGGACCGGACCACCGTCCTGTTCAGCAGTCCGAACGTCCCGTCCGGGTGCTATCGCATCCCCGCGATCGTGCAGGCGGTGGACGGCTCGCTGCTGGCCTTCGCCGAACGGCGGCTGCACACGTGCGCGGACAAGTCCGACATGGAGGTGGTGCTGCGGCGGCTGCCGGCCGGCGCCACCGAATGGCTGCCCGCGCAGACCGTCGTGCGCGGCGAGGACGACGACGCCGACGCCCCCGCGACCCGGGGCAACCCCGGCCCGGTGGTCTACCGCCGGATGCCCGGCGCGCCCGAGTCCAGCGCGCCGGACGGCCGCATCCTGCTGCTGGGCACGCACAATCCGGTGAACCCGGAGACGCCCGGGTCGAACCACCGGACCGCGCCGCGCACGCCGTACGTGGTGCACAGTGACGACAACGGCGCCACCTGGAGCCCGCCTCGCAACCTGTACGAGGAGCTGGACGACCCGACGTGGGGTCACATGCAGACCGCGCCCGTGCACGCCGTGCAGCTCACTCGCGGCGAGCACGCCGGCCGCATCGTGGCCGGCGTCAACTACATCACCGCCGGTCAGCACTTCGGGCTGATGCTCGCCTACACCGACGACGGCGGCGACACCTGGCACAAGGGCGCCATGGTCGAGTACGCGCCCTCGCAGCAGCAGAACCTCGGCGAGCTGAGCCTGGTCGAGCTGGTCAACGGCGACATCCTGGTGTGGGCCCGGCAGAACCACAACGCGGGCACCCCGGAGGAGCAGGCCGATCCGTACGTGCGGCCGCACCGGTCCATCGCGATCAGCCGCGACGGCGGCGAGACCTATCACCGCGAGTACACCAACGTGCCCGGGTTCGAGGCGCCACCGATCCAGTCGTCGGCGTTGCGGGTGCGGGCCACGGACGAGGGGGACGGCTACAACCAGATCATCTCCATGGCGCCGTCGGTGAATGTGGAGCCGCGGATCCGTCCGACGATCCGGTCGTCGTTCGACGAGGGGTTGACCTGGCAGTCGGTGGACACGCCGCTGGAGTCCACCGATGAGGGTGTGCAGGTGTACGGGACGAACGACCGGGACGTCTCGGTGGAGGAGTGTGCCTGTTGGGGCGGCTACTCGGACATGGTGGCGCTGCCGGGCGGCGGGCTCGGGCTGCTCTACGAACGGGGCACCACCGACTACAGGTCCGAGATCGCGTTCGTGCGGCTGACGGCTCGGGACCTGAACACGCCGGGCACGACGCCCGATGTGCCGGGCCGGTCGGCGCTGGTGTTCGACGGCGTCACCACCACGGCCGGACGCTACGGCCAGGGGTTCGCGTTCGACGGGGACCGTGGCCGGGTGCAGGTGCCGTTCCGGACGACGCCGGTGCTGGGTGCGGGCGACTTCACCGTGTCGACGTGGGTTCGCTACGACGACGCGAGCCGGGACCAGGCCGTCTTCTGGGCGTACGGGATGGACGGCGCGCCGCAGGTGTGGCTGCGGGCCGAGCCCGGCCAGGACCGGATCCGGGGCATGGTGACCACGGCTGGCGGTTCGGCGAGCGTGGCCTCCGACGGTGCCTACGCGGACGGTGCGTGGCACCACGTGGCGCTGCGCCGGCAGGGCGATGTGGTCGAGCTGTTCGTCGACGGCGCGCAGGTGGCGTCGGCGTCCGGCGCGGGCGGGGCGGTGAGCGGGGACGACCCCACGCCCATCTACCTGGGGCAGCGCCTCGACGGCGCGAACCGGCTGCACGGCGCGCTGGACGAGTTCCGCGTCTACGACCGCGCCCTGACCGCCGCCGAGCTGACCCGGCTGCGCACCCGCAACGCCCACGGCATCCCGGGCCTCACCGCCCACCTGCCGATGAACGCCGTCATCCCGCCCGGCGCCTGA
- a CDS encoding sulfatase-like hydrolase/transferase, with protein sequence MPNVLIIQADQFRADCLGVAGNPDVRTPHLDRLAADGVHHREAYCSFPVCTPSRYSLLTGLHVRQHGGWTNRCTLAPGIDTFPRALRRAGYRTAAVGKMHFTPTYLDVGYDQLELAEQDGPGRYDDDYHRDLAAAGLAPVTDLIDQEREFRASAPDAYWDTFGTGRSNLPEEWHSTSWIGERARRVIAGWTEAGDHLLHVSFVKPHHPFDPPAGWDDLYDPAALTPLPGWTDTIPAADQRHRREYFDYAPLDLPRLRQVMAHYYATITHLDHEVGRLLDLLRERGLYDDTLIVFTADHGEYLGFHHLLLKDGPMYDPVVKVPLLVKFPGQRRRGEVSDALVSLIDVAPTVLATCGLRPSAPLPGADLTDPAAGHEAVLAEDRRHGVAGMIRTGRHKLLWSDVAGDALFDLAADPHELTNVIDDPAHDDALRRLREAAARWALYDATPPTYVDHAAPQRGVVTDDRAARQQLFAGAVERYRTEP encoded by the coding sequence GTGCCGAACGTCCTGATCATCCAGGCCGACCAGTTCCGGGCGGACTGTCTGGGCGTGGCCGGGAACCCCGACGTGCGCACGCCGCACCTGGACCGGCTGGCCGCCGACGGCGTGCATCACCGCGAGGCGTACTGCTCGTTCCCGGTCTGCACCCCGTCGCGGTACTCGCTGCTGACCGGCCTGCACGTCCGCCAGCACGGCGGCTGGACGAACCGCTGCACGCTCGCGCCCGGCATCGACACCTTCCCGCGGGCGCTGCGGCGCGCCGGGTACCGCACGGCCGCCGTCGGCAAGATGCACTTCACGCCGACCTATCTCGACGTGGGCTACGACCAGCTGGAACTGGCTGAACAGGACGGGCCCGGCCGGTACGACGACGACTACCACCGGGACCTCGCGGCGGCCGGGCTGGCGCCGGTGACCGACCTGATCGACCAGGAGCGCGAGTTCCGGGCGAGCGCGCCGGACGCCTACTGGGACACGTTCGGCACCGGCCGGTCCAACCTGCCGGAGGAGTGGCACTCCACCAGCTGGATCGGCGAGCGGGCCCGGCGAGTGATCGCCGGCTGGACCGAGGCCGGCGACCACCTGCTGCACGTGTCGTTCGTCAAACCGCATCACCCGTTCGACCCGCCCGCCGGGTGGGACGACCTCTACGACCCGGCGGCGTTGACGCCGCTGCCGGGCTGGACCGACACGATCCCGGCCGCGGACCAGCGCCACCGGCGGGAGTACTTCGACTACGCGCCGCTGGACCTGCCGCGGCTGCGGCAGGTGATGGCCCACTACTACGCCACCATCACGCACCTGGACCACGAGGTCGGGCGCCTGCTCGACCTGCTGCGCGAGCGCGGGCTCTACGACGACACCCTCATCGTCTTCACCGCCGACCACGGCGAGTACCTCGGCTTCCACCACCTGCTGCTCAAGGACGGGCCGATGTACGACCCGGTGGTGAAGGTGCCGCTGCTGGTCAAGTTCCCGGGGCAGCGGCGACGCGGCGAGGTCTCGGACGCGCTGGTCTCGCTGATCGACGTCGCGCCGACGGTGCTCGCCACCTGCGGCCTGCGGCCGTCGGCGCCGCTGCCGGGCGCCGACCTGACCGACCCGGCGGCCGGGCACGAGGCCGTCCTCGCCGAGGACCGCCGGCACGGCGTCGCGGGCATGATCCGGACCGGACGGCACAAGCTGCTCTGGTCCGACGTCGCCGGCGACGCCCTGTTCGACCTGGCCGCCGACCCGCACGAGCTGACGAACGTCATCGACGACCCCGCGCACGACGACGCGCTGCGGCGCCTGCGCGAGGCCGCCGCGCGGTGGGCGCTGTACGACGCGACACCGCCCACCTACGTGGACCACGCCGCCCCGCAGCGCGGCGTGGTCACCGACGACCGGGCGGCCCGGCAGCAGCTGTTCGCCGGCGCCGTCGAGAGGTACCGCACCGAACCCTGA
- a CDS encoding dihydrodipicolinate synthase family protein → MTGLRYSADGPDMALLTAVFTPFTETGEVALDTVPKQADALLGWGSAAAYIGGTAGEGASLSTAERMALAERWCEVADGRLDVIVHVGHASLTEARRLAAHAESVGARAISSVAPYFHRPDTVAALVDACAAIADAAPSLPFTYYHIPSMTGVDLRASDVLVVAREKIPTFAGVKFAHNDMVDLQRCLHLAGTDHEVFVGVAKLVLAAWQWGARAAIGSVYNFAGPLFRRLLDHAARGEVEQARAAQQLAHQVIDAASRYGGELAGFKALGALTGVDCGACRPPLVSPGPEQLAVLRAEVTELGFLDEDR, encoded by the coding sequence ATGACCGGGTTGCGCTACTCCGCCGACGGCCCCGACATGGCGTTGCTCACCGCCGTGTTCACCCCGTTCACCGAGACCGGCGAGGTCGCCCTCGACACCGTGCCGAAGCAGGCCGACGCCCTGCTCGGATGGGGGTCGGCGGCGGCCTACATCGGGGGCACCGCCGGTGAGGGCGCCTCGCTCTCGACGGCGGAACGGATGGCCCTGGCCGAGCGGTGGTGCGAGGTCGCCGACGGACGGCTCGACGTCATCGTGCACGTGGGCCATGCCAGCCTCACCGAGGCCCGCCGGCTGGCGGCGCACGCCGAGTCCGTGGGCGCCCGGGCGATCTCGTCCGTCGCACCCTACTTCCACCGTCCGGACACGGTGGCGGCGCTGGTGGACGCCTGCGCCGCCATCGCCGACGCCGCACCGTCACTGCCGTTCACCTACTACCACATCCCCTCGATGACCGGGGTGGACCTGCGGGCCAGCGACGTGCTCGTGGTCGCGCGGGAGAAGATCCCGACGTTCGCGGGCGTCAAGTTCGCCCACAACGACATGGTCGACCTGCAGCGCTGCCTGCACCTCGCCGGCACTGACCACGAGGTGTTCGTCGGCGTCGCCAAACTGGTGCTGGCCGCGTGGCAGTGGGGCGCGCGAGCCGCCATCGGGTCGGTGTACAACTTCGCCGGCCCGCTGTTCAGGCGGCTGCTCGACCATGCCGCCCGCGGCGAGGTGGAGCAGGCACGGGCCGCGCAGCAGCTGGCGCACCAGGTCATCGACGCGGCGTCGCGGTACGGCGGGGAACTGGCCGGCTTCAAGGCGCTGGGCGCGCTGACCGGGGTCGACTGCGGCGCGTGCCGCCCGCCGCTTGTGTCGCCCGGGCCCGAGCAGCTGGCCGTGCTGCGCGCCGAGGTGACGGAGCTCGGGTTCCTCGACGAGGACCGCTGA
- a CDS encoding ABC transporter substrate-binding protein, with product MPVSPYQSRLIARRTLLRAGFLAAGAIAGAPLLSACGSGSSESTGGDATGKITLGTTKIMQFDPYLTNTDIHIHSFYTYLLDYPPDGTYEPLPAGAESWEFAPDFRSVTITLRQATFHSGEPVTAGDVVTGVQRAQDPDAAFTLAQPTAFIAAATAVDEKTVRLDFKQPTPESLVLDWMFAFPLVLAASNTPEQLEHEPAGSGPFRLADFRRDQRLVLEKNPDFWDSGKPYLDEVEYRFFTDEDALIAGLESGSVDGAAYIGFRHADRLRDRFTLVEGNGRMSLFFMNALIPPFDNKLLRQALARAIDRDRILEQVNFGIGDPVYAPFMPSSPAFDPSYLDSGSFDLDAAAALLEQSGDVRNAVAGVASGTPAVQTLEIIQADLKKIGFDLEIAPQEEAAYLEALFASQLQCTVAFQPNNLQSPSLVARGRQMLTTEANTTFGPNVPPAYVAAVAAAGSAMTPEDQEAAYAALNSAIVDESWAIGISTVPSLFALDKRITGLVTDSRDFVNLTDTKG from the coding sequence ATGCCCGTTTCGCCGTACCAGTCCCGCCTGATCGCCCGCCGCACGCTGCTGCGGGCCGGGTTCCTCGCGGCCGGCGCGATCGCCGGCGCGCCCCTGCTCAGCGCCTGTGGTTCCGGGAGCAGCGAGAGCACGGGTGGCGACGCGACCGGCAAGATCACGCTCGGCACGACGAAGATCATGCAGTTCGATCCCTACCTCACCAACACCGACATCCACATCCATTCCTTCTACACGTACCTGCTGGACTACCCGCCGGACGGCACCTACGAGCCCCTTCCGGCCGGGGCCGAGTCGTGGGAGTTCGCACCCGACTTCAGGTCGGTGACGATCACGCTGCGCCAGGCCACCTTCCACTCGGGGGAGCCGGTGACCGCGGGCGACGTCGTCACCGGCGTCCAGCGGGCCCAGGACCCGGACGCCGCGTTCACCCTCGCCCAGCCGACGGCGTTCATCGCGGCGGCGACCGCGGTCGACGAGAAGACCGTGCGGCTGGACTTCAAGCAGCCCACGCCCGAGTCGCTCGTGCTCGACTGGATGTTCGCCTTCCCGCTGGTGCTGGCGGCCAGCAACACCCCGGAGCAACTGGAGCACGAGCCGGCCGGCTCCGGCCCGTTCCGGCTCGCGGACTTCCGCCGCGACCAGCGCCTCGTGCTGGAGAAGAACCCCGACTTCTGGGACTCCGGCAAGCCGTACCTGGACGAGGTGGAGTACCGCTTCTTCACCGACGAGGACGCGCTCATCGCCGGGCTGGAGTCGGGCTCGGTCGACGGCGCCGCGTACATCGGGTTCCGCCACGCCGACCGGCTGCGTGACCGGTTCACGCTGGTGGAGGGCAACGGCCGGATGTCGCTGTTCTTCATGAACGCGCTCATCCCGCCGTTCGACAACAAGCTGCTGCGCCAGGCGCTCGCCCGGGCGATCGACCGCGACCGCATCCTCGAGCAGGTCAACTTCGGCATCGGCGACCCGGTCTACGCGCCCTTCATGCCGTCCTCGCCGGCGTTCGACCCGTCCTACCTCGACTCGGGGTCGTTCGACCTGGACGCCGCCGCGGCGCTGCTGGAGCAGTCCGGCGACGTGCGCAACGCCGTCGCGGGCGTGGCCTCGGGGACGCCGGCGGTCCAGACGCTCGAGATCATCCAGGCCGACCTGAAGAAGATCGGCTTCGACCTAGAGATCGCCCCGCAGGAGGAGGCGGCCTACCTCGAGGCGCTGTTCGCCAGCCAGCTGCAGTGCACCGTCGCGTTCCAGCCGAACAACCTGCAGAGCCCGTCGCTGGTGGCCCGCGGCCGGCAGATGCTCACCACCGAGGCGAACACCACGTTCGGCCCCAACGTGCCGCCGGCGTACGTCGCCGCGGTGGCCGCGGCCGGCTCGGCCATGACGCCGGAGGACCAGGAGGCCGCCTACGCCGCGCTGAACAGCGCGATCGTCGACGAGTCCTGGGCCATCGGCATCTCCACCGTGCCGTCCCTGTTCGCGCTGGACAAACGCATCACCGGGCTGGTCACCGACTCCCGCGACTTCGTCAACCTCACCGACACCAAGGGCTGA
- a CDS encoding ABC transporter permease — MYGHLIRRLLQFAVVLVLGSIAVWAFTFALPGDPATVLLGPDASESELAATRARLGLDGSVVEQYLSWIGHAVGGDLGASYYSGQPVVRELLDRIPATIQLAGFAMTLTLLIAVPVGIVVALRPHSVAGRVLQGYLTAGLAVPTFWLGLLLIIVLAVQLQWLPASSDFVPIWRDPAGAVNATILPAIAIAVHTSSVTARFLATSLGEVMGKDYIRTARAKGVPERDVIRRHALRNASLPTVTIVGLQLGSFLGGTVVIEAVFNYPGLGRLLYTAIGERDYALVQGGVLFVVATFLLLNLLVDVFYAVLDPRIRLT; from the coding sequence ATGTACGGCCACCTGATTCGCCGGCTGCTGCAGTTCGCCGTCGTGCTGGTGCTCGGCTCCATCGCGGTCTGGGCGTTCACGTTCGCGCTGCCCGGCGACCCCGCGACGGTGCTGCTCGGCCCGGACGCCAGCGAGTCCGAGCTGGCCGCGACCCGCGCCCGGCTCGGCCTCGACGGCTCCGTCGTCGAGCAGTACCTCTCCTGGATCGGTCACGCCGTGGGCGGCGACCTGGGCGCCTCGTACTACTCCGGCCAGCCGGTGGTCCGCGAGCTGCTCGACCGCATCCCCGCGACGATCCAGTTGGCCGGGTTCGCGATGACGCTGACCCTGCTCATCGCCGTGCCGGTGGGCATCGTGGTGGCGCTGCGGCCGCACTCGGTGGCCGGCCGGGTGCTGCAGGGCTACCTCACGGCGGGCCTCGCGGTGCCGACGTTCTGGCTCGGGTTGCTGCTGATCATCGTGCTGGCCGTGCAGCTGCAGTGGCTGCCGGCGTCGAGCGACTTCGTGCCGATCTGGCGCGACCCGGCCGGGGCCGTGAACGCCACGATCCTGCCGGCGATCGCCATCGCCGTGCACACCTCCAGCGTCACCGCCCGCTTCCTCGCGACCTCGCTGGGCGAGGTGATGGGCAAGGACTACATCCGCACCGCCCGGGCCAAGGGCGTGCCCGAACGCGACGTGATCCGCCGCCACGCGCTGCGCAACGCGTCGCTGCCCACCGTCACCATCGTCGGGCTCCAGCTCGGCAGCTTCCTCGGAGGCACCGTCGTCATCGAAGCCGTCTTCAACTACCCCGGGCTGGGACGGCTGCTCTACACCGCGATCGGCGAACGCGACTACGCCCTCGTGCAGGGTGGTGTGCTGTTCGTCGTGGCCACGTTCCTGCTGCTCAACCTGCTGGTGGACGTGTTCTACGCCGTTCTGGATCCACGTATCCGGCTGACCTGA
- a CDS encoding ABC transporter permease: MSAAPNPPTTTPASAPARRRRLAALRRFARSRSAVVGAVGLLLLVAVALLAPLVAPYGPAAQDGEPLLGPSGAHLLGTDQLGRDILSRLIYGARASLIAAAGAAAVGAGIGVPLGLLAGYLGRWVDAVAMRLVDLLLAVPGILLALVMIVVLGPGRFNLILAIGIGAVPEFARLTRVATLSIRDRDFVLAARGMGASTPDTMLRTVLPNVLGPIVIQVVVTASMAVVVEAGLAFLGLGTPPPAPSWGGMLQDARSYLYQSPSYGLFPGLCLVLTVFCLDRIGRGLQLAVSGGSQHLGTRVTSGGAV, translated from the coding sequence ATGAGCGCGGCGCCGAACCCGCCCACGACCACGCCGGCCTCCGCGCCGGCGCGACGCCGGCGACTGGCGGCACTGCGCCGGTTCGCCCGGTCCCGGTCCGCCGTCGTCGGCGCGGTGGGCCTGCTGCTGCTGGTCGCGGTCGCGCTGCTGGCGCCGCTGGTCGCTCCATACGGCCCGGCCGCACAGGACGGCGAGCCGCTGCTGGGCCCGTCCGGCGCGCACCTGCTCGGCACCGACCAGCTCGGCCGCGACATCCTGTCCCGCCTGATCTACGGCGCCCGCGCCTCGCTCATCGCCGCGGCCGGGGCCGCCGCGGTCGGCGCGGGCATCGGGGTGCCGCTGGGGCTGCTCGCCGGCTACCTGGGACGGTGGGTCGACGCGGTCGCGATGCGGCTGGTCGACCTGTTGCTCGCGGTGCCGGGGATCCTGCTCGCCCTGGTCATGATCGTGGTGCTGGGGCCCGGCCGGTTCAACCTGATCCTCGCCATCGGCATCGGCGCGGTGCCGGAGTTCGCCCGGCTGACGCGGGTGGCGACGCTGAGCATCCGCGACCGCGACTTCGTGCTGGCGGCCCGCGGCATGGGCGCCAGCACGCCCGACACCATGCTGCGCACGGTGCTGCCAAACGTGCTCGGCCCCATCGTCATCCAGGTGGTCGTCACCGCGTCGATGGCGGTCGTGGTCGAGGCGGGTCTGGCCTTCCTCGGCCTGGGCACTCCGCCGCCGGCGCCGTCGTGGGGCGGCATGCTCCAGGACGCGCGCTCGTACCTGTACCAGAGCCCGAGCTACGGGCTGTTCCCCGGACTCTGCCTGGTCCTCACCGTGTTCTGCCTCGACCGCATCGGTCGCGGCCTGCAACTGGCGGTGAGCGGCGGCAGCCAGCACCTGGGGACGCGCGTCACGAGCGGAGGTGCGGTCTAG